From Streptomyces sp. 6-11-2, one genomic window encodes:
- the tsaD gene encoding tRNA (adenosine(37)-N6)-threonylcarbamoyltransferase complex transferase subunit TsaD, giving the protein MTDLRDEPLVLGIETSCDETGVGIVRGTTLLADAVASSVDEHARFGGVVPEVASRAHLEAMVPTIERALKEAGVSARDLDGIAVTAGPGLAGALLVGVSAAKAYAYALGKPLYGVNHLASHICVDQLEHGPLPEPTMALLVSGGHSSLLLSTDITADVRPMGATIDDAAGEAFDKIARVLDLGFPGGPVIDRYATEGDPAAIAFPRGLTGPRDPAYDFSFSGLKTAVARWIEAKRAAGEEVPVRDVAASFQEAVVDVLTRKAVRACKDAGVDHLMIGGGVAANSRLRALARERCEAAGIRLRVPRPKLCTDNGAMVAALGAEMVSRGRAASDWDLSADSSLPVTDPHVPGTGHTHDHVHEVSKENLYP; this is encoded by the coding sequence ATGACTGACTTGAGGGACGAACCGCTCGTCCTCGGCATCGAGACCTCCTGCGACGAGACCGGCGTCGGCATCGTCCGCGGCACCACCCTGCTGGCCGACGCGGTCGCCTCCAGCGTCGACGAGCACGCGCGGTTCGGCGGGGTCGTCCCGGAGGTGGCCTCCCGGGCCCACCTGGAGGCGATGGTGCCGACCATCGAGCGCGCGCTCAAGGAGGCGGGGGTCAGCGCCAGGGACCTGGACGGCATCGCGGTCACCGCGGGACCCGGTCTGGCCGGCGCTCTGCTCGTCGGCGTCTCGGCGGCCAAGGCGTACGCCTACGCCCTGGGCAAGCCGCTGTACGGCGTCAACCACCTCGCCTCGCACATCTGTGTGGACCAGCTGGAGCACGGCCCGCTGCCGGAGCCGACGATGGCGCTGCTGGTGTCCGGCGGGCACTCCTCGCTCCTGCTGTCCACGGACATCACCGCGGACGTACGGCCCATGGGCGCGACGATCGACGACGCGGCGGGCGAGGCGTTCGACAAGATTGCGCGCGTACTGGACCTGGGCTTCCCGGGTGGGCCGGTCATCGACCGGTACGCGACGGAGGGCGACCCGGCGGCGATCGCCTTCCCGCGCGGGCTGACGGGTCCGCGCGACCCCGCCTACGACTTCTCCTTCTCCGGTCTGAAGACGGCCGTGGCCCGCTGGATCGAGGCCAAGCGGGCGGCCGGGGAGGAGGTTCCGGTGCGTGACGTGGCCGCGTCCTTCCAGGAGGCGGTGGTGGACGTGCTGACCCGCAAGGCCGTACGGGCCTGCAAGGACGCGGGCGTCGACCACCTGATGATCGGCGGCGGCGTGGCCGCGAACTCGCGGCTGCGGGCCCTGGCGCGGGAGCGGTGCGAGGCGGCCGGGATCCGGCTGCGCGTGCCCCGGCCCAAGCTGTGCACGGACAACGGCGCGATGGTGGCGGCGCTGGGCGCGGAGATGGTCAGCCGGGGCCGGGCGGCCTCCGACTGGGACCTGTCGGCGGACTCCTCCCTGCCGGTGACGGATCCGCATGTGCCGGGCACGGGGCACACCCATGACCATGTGCACGAGGTCAGCAAGGAGAACCTGTACCCGTGA
- the rimI gene encoding ribosomal protein S18-alanine N-acetyltransferase — MRWWDIDPVLELEKDLFPEDAWSRGMFWSELAHSRGPEATRRYVVAEDGGRIVGYAGLVASGGQGDVQTIAVARDHWSTGLGSRLLTELLRAATAFECAEVMLECRVDNVRAQKLYERFGFEPIGFRRGYYQPGNVDAVVMRLSDPATSVNGVQGTEIHD; from the coding sequence ATGCGCTGGTGGGACATCGACCCGGTGCTGGAACTGGAGAAGGACCTGTTCCCGGAGGACGCCTGGTCCCGGGGCATGTTCTGGTCCGAGCTGGCGCACTCCAGGGGCCCGGAGGCGACCCGGCGCTACGTGGTGGCCGAGGACGGCGGCCGGATCGTCGGGTACGCCGGACTGGTCGCCTCCGGCGGCCAGGGCGACGTGCAGACCATCGCCGTCGCCCGCGATCACTGGAGCACCGGGCTGGGCTCCCGGCTGCTGACCGAGCTGCTGCGGGCCGCGACCGCCTTCGAGTGCGCCGAGGTGATGCTCGAATGCCGCGTGGACAACGTCCGCGCGCAGAAGCTCTACGAGCGCTTCGGCTTCGAGCCCATCGGCTTCCGGCGCGGCTACTACCAGCCCGGCAACGTGGACGCCGTGGTGATGCGCCTGTCCGACCCGGCAACCTCCGTCAACGGTGTACAAGGAACCGAGATCCATGACTGA
- the tsaB gene encoding tRNA (adenosine(37)-N6)-threonylcarbamoyltransferase complex dimerization subunit type 1 TsaB, with product MLLLALDTATPAVTVALHDGTDVIASSSQVDARRHGELLLPAVDRVLTEAGLKLDAVTGVVVGVGPGPYTGLRVGLMTADTLGLALGVPVYGVCTLDGLAYAADLPGPFVVATDARRKEVYWARYADSRTRVTDPAVDRPADIADRVRGLPAVGAGALLYPETFPQAHEPEHVSAAALASLAAERLAAGEELPAPRPLYLRRPDAQVPKNYKVVTPK from the coding sequence GTGCTCTTGCTCGCTCTGGATACCGCCACCCCCGCCGTCACCGTCGCCCTGCACGACGGAACGGACGTCATCGCCTCCTCCAGCCAGGTGGACGCGCGCCGGCACGGAGAGCTCCTGCTGCCGGCCGTCGACCGGGTGCTCACCGAGGCCGGGCTCAAGCTGGACGCCGTCACGGGCGTCGTCGTCGGCGTCGGGCCCGGCCCGTACACCGGCCTGCGCGTCGGCCTGATGACCGCCGACACCCTCGGGCTCGCCCTCGGCGTGCCCGTGTACGGCGTGTGCACGCTCGACGGCCTCGCCTACGCGGCCGACCTCCCGGGCCCCTTCGTCGTGGCGACCGACGCCCGCCGCAAGGAGGTCTACTGGGCCCGGTACGCCGACTCGCGCACCCGGGTCACCGACCCGGCCGTGGACCGGCCGGCCGACATCGCCGACCGGGTCAGGGGCCTGCCCGCGGTCGGCGCGGGCGCGCTGCTGTACCCCGAGACCTTCCCGCAGGCGCACGAGCCCGAGCACGTGTCGGCCGCCGCCCTCGCCTCGCTGGCCGCCGAGAGGCTGGCCGCCGGTGAGGAGCTGCCCGCGCCCCGGCCGCTGTACCTGCGCCGGCCGGACGCCCAGGTGCCCAAGAACTACAAGGTGGTCACCCCGAAGTGA
- the tsaE gene encoding tRNA (adenosine(37)-N6)-threonylcarbamoyltransferase complex ATPase subunit type 1 TsaE: MEAPAARHTPDPGSVEITVNAPEQMRELGRRLAKLLRAGDLVMLSGELGAGKTTLTRGLGEGLDVRGAVTSPTFVIARVHPALGDGPPLVHVDAYRLSGGLDEMEDLDLDVSLPDSVVVVEWGEGKVEELTDERLQVVIHRAVGDTTDEVRHVTVTGIGDRWATVDLGILTA, encoded by the coding sequence ATGGAAGCACCAGCAGCACGGCACACCCCTGACCCCGGGTCCGTCGAGATCACCGTCAACGCCCCCGAGCAGATGCGCGAGCTGGGCCGCCGTCTGGCCAAGCTGCTGCGCGCGGGCGACCTCGTGATGCTCAGCGGGGAGCTCGGCGCGGGCAAGACCACGCTGACCCGCGGTCTCGGCGAGGGGCTCGACGTGCGCGGCGCCGTCACCTCCCCGACCTTCGTGATCGCCCGTGTGCACCCGGCCCTGGGCGACGGCCCGCCACTCGTCCACGTCGACGCCTACCGCCTGTCCGGCGGGCTCGACGAGATGGAGGACCTCGACCTCGACGTGTCGCTGCCGGACTCGGTGGTCGTCGTGGAGTGGGGCGAGGGCAAGGTCGAGGAGCTGACCGACGAGCGGCTCCAGGTCGTGATCCACCGGGCCGTCGGAGACACCACGGACGAGGTGCGGCACGTGACGGTGACCGGGATCGGGGACCGCTGGGCCACCGTCGACCTGGGCATTCTGACCGCCTGA